The Sinomicrobium kalidii genome contains a region encoding:
- a CDS encoding glycine--tRNA ligase, whose amino-acid sequence MANQDEHFKKVISHAKEYGYIFPSSEIYDGLSAVYDYAQNGAELKKNIREYWWKAMVQMHENIVGIDAAIFMHPTTWKASGHVDAFNDPLIDNKDSKKRYRADVLVEDYVARIEAKIEKEVAKAKKRFGDAFDKEQFLATNGRVKDYREKADAILKRLGRSLENEDLADVKALIEELDIADPETGSKNWTDVKQFNLMFGTKLGASADSAMDLYLRPETAQGIFVNFLNVQKTGRMKIPFGIAQTGKAFRNEIVARQFIFRQREFEQMEMQFFVRPGEQKEWYEKWKETRLKWHLSLGMGEDNYRFHDHEKLAHYADAATDIEFRFPFGFKELEGIHSRTDFDLGKHEEYSGKKLQYFDPELNESYVPYVIETSIGLDRMFLAVFSNALQDEVLENGTTRTVLKIPAVLAPYKAAVLPLVKKDGLPEIARKIIDDLKWDFMVKYDDKDAVGRRYRRQDAAGTPFCITVDHQTLEDNTVTIRHRDTMDQQRVAIDDLKGIILKEIDMRTWLMRMNQVVNKV is encoded by the coding sequence ATGGCAAATCAAGACGAGCATTTCAAGAAAGTAATATCACACGCAAAGGAATACGGTTATATATTCCCTTCAAGCGAAATATACGACGGTTTAAGTGCAGTGTATGACTATGCACAGAACGGTGCGGAACTCAAGAAGAACATTCGCGAATACTGGTGGAAGGCCATGGTACAAATGCACGAAAATATTGTGGGGATAGATGCCGCAATATTCATGCATCCCACGACCTGGAAAGCTTCCGGTCACGTTGATGCCTTTAACGATCCGCTTATCGATAACAAGGATTCGAAGAAGCGATACAGGGCAGATGTACTGGTAGAAGATTATGTGGCCAGGATAGAAGCCAAAATAGAGAAGGAAGTGGCCAAGGCGAAAAAACGCTTCGGAGATGCTTTTGATAAGGAGCAGTTCCTGGCTACTAACGGAAGAGTGAAGGATTACCGGGAAAAAGCCGATGCGATCCTCAAACGTCTCGGAAGGTCACTGGAAAACGAAGACCTGGCCGATGTAAAGGCTTTGATCGAGGAACTGGATATTGCAGATCCCGAGACCGGGTCGAAAAACTGGACCGATGTTAAACAGTTTAACCTGATGTTCGGCACCAAACTGGGAGCTTCTGCAGACAGCGCCATGGACCTTTATCTCCGGCCGGAAACCGCACAGGGGATTTTTGTGAATTTCCTCAACGTACAGAAGACCGGAAGAATGAAAATACCTTTCGGGATAGCACAGACCGGAAAAGCATTCCGGAACGAGATCGTGGCACGCCAGTTTATTTTCCGCCAGCGGGAGTTCGAACAAATGGAGATGCAGTTCTTTGTACGGCCCGGAGAGCAAAAGGAATGGTATGAAAAGTGGAAGGAAACGCGATTAAAATGGCACCTTTCCCTGGGAATGGGCGAAGATAATTACCGTTTTCACGACCATGAAAAACTGGCGCATTACGCTGATGCCGCCACAGATATTGAATTCAGGTTCCCCTTCGGGTTCAAGGAGCTGGAAGGCATTCACTCCCGCACCGATTTTGACCTCGGCAAACACGAGGAATACTCCGGTAAGAAGTTACAATATTTTGATCCCGAACTGAACGAGAGCTATGTGCCCTATGTCATAGAAACTTCCATCGGGCTGGACCGTATGTTCCTTGCCGTGTTCTCCAATGCCCTGCAGGATGAAGTACTGGAAAACGGAACTACGAGAACCGTATTAAAGATCCCTGCCGTACTGGCACCTTATAAAGCGGCCGTATTGCCCCTGGTGAAAAAAGACGGCCTTCCGGAGATAGCCCGCAAAATTATTGATGACCTGAAGTGGGACTTTATGGTGAAATATGATGACAAAGACGCTGTGGGCCGGAGATACAGGAGGCAGGATGCCGCAGGAACACCGTTCTGTATTACGGTAGATCACCAGACTTTGGAGGACAATACCGTAACCATCCGTCACCGGGATACCATGGATCAGCAACGGGTGGCCATTGATGATCTTAAAGGAATTATCCTTAAAGAAATAGATATGCGTACCTGGCTGATGCGGATGAACCAGGTCGTAAACAAGGTGTAA
- a CDS encoding Gfo/Idh/MocA family protein — translation MDEKNGKSQSKPSNSRRNFIKSASVAAAGFYIVPRHVLGGTGFTAPSDKLLIAGVGAGGKGGDDIRKFAEAGNAEIAFLCDVDDRQAKKNRKLFPKAKYYKDWRELFDKEGKHFDAVSVGTPDHTHAIVAFNAMKMGKHVYVQKPLTHDIHEAYMLGEAAKKYKVVTQMGDQGSSNDGIRILKEWYEAGLIGEVHTINCWTDRPVWPQGIKWPNQKPPVPAGLDWDLWLGTAPYREYEDMVVPFNWRGWWDYGTGALGDMACHIVGPVFKVMELGFPTDVNCSVSTPYVDNFKAGYFPDSAPLSSSVHFTYKGKNGEEIKLNWMDGGIQPERPEELGPNEIMGGHNDLGNGVIFEGTKGKMMCGVYGDDAQLLPTSRTEEVNVPQKYKRIPGQAEGHYKQWVDACIAGYGKQEVDSPFVGYAVPLTQSILMGNLAIRSFNYRKEVNGKITYPGRGITLEWDGVNRRVTNFEAANQYVKRNYREGWPDLKL, via the coding sequence ATGGATGAAAAGAATGGCAAAAGCCAGTCCAAACCTTCAAATTCCAGGAGAAACTTTATTAAAAGTGCTTCTGTTGCCGCCGCCGGTTTTTACATCGTCCCCCGGCACGTTTTGGGTGGTACCGGCTTTACTGCCCCAAGTGATAAATTACTGATCGCCGGTGTTGGCGCCGGGGGTAAAGGTGGCGACGACATCCGGAAATTTGCGGAAGCAGGTAATGCTGAAATAGCATTCCTGTGCGATGTGGATGATCGCCAGGCCAAAAAGAACAGGAAGTTATTCCCCAAAGCCAAATACTACAAGGACTGGAGGGAGCTTTTCGACAAGGAAGGTAAACATTTCGATGCCGTTTCGGTAGGTACTCCCGACCATACACACGCCATCGTTGCATTTAACGCCATGAAAATGGGAAAACACGTTTACGTGCAAAAACCCTTGACTCACGACATTCACGAGGCTTATATGCTGGGTGAAGCCGCAAAGAAATACAAGGTTGTTACCCAAATGGGAGACCAGGGTTCCTCTAATGATGGAATCCGTATCCTGAAAGAATGGTATGAAGCAGGACTTATAGGAGAGGTACACACGATCAACTGCTGGACCGACCGTCCCGTATGGCCGCAGGGTATAAAATGGCCGAACCAGAAACCGCCCGTACCCGCCGGTTTGGATTGGGACCTGTGGTTAGGAACAGCACCTTACAGGGAATATGAAGACATGGTTGTACCGTTTAACTGGCGAGGATGGTGGGACTACGGTACCGGAGCACTCGGAGATATGGCCTGCCATATTGTAGGCCCGGTATTTAAGGTCATGGAGTTAGGCTTCCCGACAGATGTGAACTGCAGTGTCAGCACCCCTTATGTAGACAATTTCAAAGCCGGATATTTCCCCGATAGTGCCCCGCTTTCTTCTTCTGTTCACTTTACATACAAAGGAAAGAACGGAGAGGAGATCAAACTGAACTGGATGGACGGAGGTATTCAGCCCGAACGTCCGGAAGAATTGGGTCCCAACGAAATCATGGGTGGTCATAATGATCTTGGCAACGGTGTGATCTTTGAAGGAACCAAAGGAAAAATGATGTGCGGTGTTTATGGAGACGATGCACAATTGTTACCCACCAGCCGCACGGAGGAAGTCAATGTCCCTCAAAAATATAAACGTATCCCCGGACAGGCCGAAGGTCACTATAAACAATGGGTAGACGCCTGTATTGCCGGTTACGGAAAACAGGAAGTAGACTCTCCGTTCGTCGGATATGCCGTCCCGCTTACACAAAGTATTTTGATGGGTAACCTGGCCATCCGAAGTTTCAATTACAGGAAAGAGGTCAATGGAAAGATCACTTATCCCGGAAGAGGCATAACCCTGGAATGGGATGGTGTCAACAGAAGAGTAACCAACTTCGAAGCCGCAAACCAATACGTAAAACGCAATTACAGAGAAGGCTGGCCTGATCTGAAACTCTGA
- a CDS encoding PA0069 family radical SAM protein — protein sequence MGEETYIKGRGAQVNVRNKFLEMSHEMRDDFLEYCQLEGDEADNNKTQYLQVFPKTIINKVNSPDVGMGYSMNPYQGCEHGCIYCYARNSHEYWGYSAGLDFERRILVKKNAPQLLEEKLKNKNWKAHTVVLSGNTDCYQPAEQRFFITRECLKVFLKYKHPVGIITKNALVTRDLDILSELAQDNLVAVNISVTSLSEETRRIVEPRTASIKKRLDTVRKLSENGIPVNVMIAPVIPSINSHEILPLAKAASDHGAVSIAHTIVRLNGAIGQLFSDWIRKAMPDRAEKVLHQIEDCHGGSLNDSRYGKRMTGEGRIAEQIHTMFRIARQKYFADKSYPHLNTSLHESYKDGQLKLF from the coding sequence ATGGGAGAGGAGACCTATATAAAAGGAAGGGGGGCACAGGTGAATGTGCGTAACAAGTTCCTGGAAATGTCGCACGAAATGCGGGACGACTTCCTGGAATATTGCCAGCTGGAAGGTGATGAGGCCGATAACAACAAAACACAATACCTGCAGGTGTTCCCCAAAACCATAATCAATAAAGTGAATAGTCCGGATGTGGGCATGGGATATTCCATGAACCCCTATCAGGGTTGTGAGCACGGTTGTATTTATTGTTATGCACGTAACAGTCACGAATACTGGGGGTACAGTGCCGGGCTCGATTTCGAAAGGCGTATCCTGGTGAAGAAGAATGCCCCTCAACTGCTCGAAGAAAAACTGAAAAACAAGAACTGGAAGGCACATACCGTAGTGTTGTCCGGCAATACCGACTGTTACCAGCCTGCGGAACAGCGCTTTTTTATTACCAGGGAGTGCCTGAAAGTATTTTTAAAATACAAACATCCGGTGGGGATTATCACCAAGAATGCCCTGGTGACCCGTGACCTTGATATCCTGTCGGAACTGGCGCAGGATAACCTTGTGGCGGTCAATATTTCGGTAACCTCGCTATCTGAAGAAACCAGGAGGATAGTGGAACCACGTACGGCAAGCATAAAGAAGCGTCTGGATACGGTAAGAAAGTTATCGGAAAACGGAATCCCCGTAAACGTGATGATCGCACCTGTTATTCCTTCGATAAACAGTCATGAGATACTTCCTCTGGCAAAGGCCGCTTCAGACCATGGAGCAGTTTCCATAGCACATACGATTGTAAGGCTCAACGGAGCTATCGGGCAACTGTTTTCAGACTGGATTCGAAAGGCCATGCCGGACCGGGCCGAAAAAGTGTTGCACCAGATCGAAGATTGCCACGGCGGCAGTCTTAACGACAGCCGTTACGGTAAGCGGATGACCGGCGAGGGCAGAATAGCCGAACAGATACATACCATGTTCCGGATTGCAAGGCAAAAATACTTTGCTGACAAGTCTTATCCGCATCTCAACACCTCATTGCACGAAAGTTATAAGGACGGGCAATTAAAATTGTTCTAA
- a CDS encoding HD domain-containing protein translates to MNNPDIISRTTDFVKQQLKNAEGGHDWFHVQRVYNNAVAIAKNEKADMLVVKLGALLHDIADSKFHNGDESVGPQKARTFLEKENVTGATIDHVVKIIENISFKGSYTEKSFRSRELDIVQDADRLDAIGATGIARAFNYGGFKNRELYNPDIPPRKYRTKEEYKNNKAPTINHFYEKLLLLKDKMNTQTGRKIAEDRHRYMENFLEQFYGEWEGTR, encoded by the coding sequence ATGAACAATCCGGACATCATTTCCCGCACCACAGATTTTGTAAAACAACAATTAAAAAATGCCGAGGGCGGCCACGACTGGTTCCACGTCCAGAGAGTATACAATAATGCCGTGGCGATTGCCAAAAACGAAAAAGCCGACATGCTTGTGGTAAAGCTCGGCGCACTACTTCATGATATAGCCGACAGTAAATTCCACAACGGTGACGAAAGCGTGGGACCGCAAAAAGCCAGGACATTCCTGGAAAAAGAAAATGTAACCGGGGCAACCATTGACCATGTAGTGAAGATCATCGAAAATATCTCTTTCAAGGGAAGTTATACGGAAAAGAGCTTCCGGTCGCGCGAGCTGGATATTGTACAGGATGCCGACAGACTCGACGCCATAGGAGCCACAGGCATTGCGCGCGCATTCAATTACGGCGGATTTAAAAACAGGGAACTCTACAATCCGGATATTCCTCCCAGGAAATACAGAACGAAAGAAGAATACAAAAACAACAAGGCTCCGACAATCAATCATTTTTATGAAAAACTCCTGCTCCTGAAAGACAAAATGAACACCCAGACCGGACGAAAAATAGCAGAAGACCGACACCGTTACATGGAAAATTTTCTGGAGCAGTTTTACGGCGAATGGGAAGGAACACGATAA
- a CDS encoding acyl-ACP desaturase, which yields MSIKNVRLEVMQLLEKDIETYVDQFLIPVDTIWQPTDFLPDSESEDFMEEVKELRELAKEMPYDFWVVLVGDTITEEALPTYESWLMDVEGIDQIERNGWSKWVRHWTGEENRHGDVLNKYLYLSGRVNMKEVERTTHHLINDGFDIGTDTDPYKNFVYTSFQELATYISHNRVAKLARNYGNQRLAKMCKIISGDEMRHHQAYTEFVRRIFEVDPSQMMLAFQYMMKQKITMPAHFLRESGHKMGAAWEHFSDSAQRIGVYTSNDYIGIIQKLTEKWQIDKITGLTDEAEKARDYLMKLPARMLRVSERLVIPEESHTFKWVEPALAR from the coding sequence ATGTCTATAAAGAATGTTCGACTGGAAGTAATGCAGCTTCTGGAAAAAGATATTGAAACTTATGTGGATCAATTTCTGATCCCGGTTGATACGATTTGGCAACCCACAGATTTTTTGCCCGATTCCGAAAGTGAAGATTTCATGGAAGAGGTAAAAGAATTACGCGAACTTGCCAAGGAAATGCCTTATGATTTCTGGGTGGTGCTTGTAGGAGACACAATCACCGAAGAAGCACTCCCCACTTACGAATCGTGGCTGATGGACGTGGAAGGTATAGACCAGATAGAACGAAACGGCTGGTCCAAATGGGTAAGGCACTGGACAGGTGAGGAAAACCGCCACGGCGATGTACTCAACAAATACCTTTACCTCTCCGGAAGGGTAAATATGAAAGAAGTGGAACGTACCACCCACCACCTCATCAATGACGGATTTGACATCGGTACAGATACCGATCCGTATAAAAATTTCGTGTATACCAGTTTCCAGGAACTCGCTACCTATATTTCACACAATCGCGTAGCCAAACTGGCCAGGAACTACGGCAACCAGAGACTGGCCAAGATGTGCAAGATCATTTCCGGAGATGAAATGCGGCACCACCAGGCATATACCGAATTCGTAAGACGTATTTTTGAAGTGGACCCCAGCCAGATGATGCTGGCTTTCCAGTACATGATGAAACAAAAAATTACCATGCCTGCCCATTTTCTGAGAGAATCGGGCCACAAGATGGGGGCTGCCTGGGAGCACTTTTCAGATTCTGCCCAGCGTATCGGTGTATATACCTCCAACGACTATATAGGTATTATTCAAAAACTCACCGAAAAATGGCAGATAGACAAGATCACAGGACTCACCGACGAAGCGGAAAAAGCGCGGGACTACCTGATGAAACTCCCCGCACGGATGTTAAGGGTCTCCGAACGGCTGGTAATTCCGGAAGAATCGCATACCTTTAAATGGGTAGAGCCCGCACTGGCCAGGTAA
- a CDS encoding lysophospholipid acyltransferase family protein, with protein MKKLLSYPLSALYYTCFGLSLVIFHGIQWVCLNLFGYNAHKRSVSILNLFLVRCTNILGTTYKFENLHLVPEGVPLIIVSNHQSMYDIPPIIWFMRKFHPKFISKKELGRGIPSVSFNLRHGGSVLIDRKDPKQALPTIKKMAEYIEKHKRSAVIFPEGTRSKNGIPKKFSENGLKILCKYATSAYIVPLSINNSWKIVKNGNFPLTLCNRITFTIQQPFAIQNVPFREIMERTENAVKQGITI; from the coding sequence ATGAAAAAATTGCTTTCTTATCCCCTTTCTGCCCTGTACTATACCTGTTTCGGGCTTTCACTTGTCATATTCCACGGGATACAATGGGTCTGCCTGAACCTGTTCGGTTACAACGCCCATAAAAGGAGCGTTTCCATACTGAACCTTTTCCTGGTGCGGTGTACCAACATACTCGGCACTACCTATAAATTTGAAAACCTGCACCTCGTCCCGGAAGGCGTTCCGCTTATTATTGTTTCCAATCACCAAAGCATGTACGACATACCACCTATTATCTGGTTCATGCGTAAGTTCCATCCCAAATTCATCAGTAAAAAAGAACTGGGAAGGGGAATCCCGAGCGTTTCCTTCAACCTGAGGCACGGAGGCTCTGTACTGATTGACAGAAAAGATCCCAAACAGGCCCTGCCGACCATAAAAAAAATGGCGGAATATATAGAGAAACACAAGCGGTCTGCCGTGATCTTCCCCGAAGGGACACGAAGCAAAAACGGCATACCCAAGAAATTTTCCGAAAACGGACTAAAAATCCTCTGTAAATATGCAACATCGGCATATATTGTGCCGTTAAGCATAAATAACTCGTGGAAAATTGTTAAAAACGGTAATTTTCCCCTAACTTTGTGTAACCGAATAACCTTCACCATACAACAACCATTTGCCATCCAAAATGTTCCTTTTAGAGAAATTATGGAGAGAACGGAAAACGCAGTAAAACAAGGAATAACCATATAA
- a CDS encoding ABC transporter ATP-binding protein, which translates to MLKVKDISFRFTETPVLNNISFTAAPGQILSVIGESGSGKSTLLRAIYGLHDLDKGEISWKDKKILGPAYNLVPGESYIKYLAQDFDLMPYITVAENVGKFLSNFYPDEKNRRIAELLEMVELTAYADAKPGNLSGGQQQRVALARAMAQKPEILLLDEPFSHIDSFRKSKFRRDLFAFLRKKAITCIIATHDSVDALSHADKTLVIKDGKIIREDRPERLYQLPESSYVASLFGEVNEIPSNLLVAPDKNGLPERNVLIYTHELHVTERSRLKVKVKDSYFEGDHYLIKALYHGQTIFFDHQHAIAPEKTIHLKADEKIVKERLKHKNKTG; encoded by the coding sequence ATGTTAAAAGTTAAAGATATCTCCTTTCGCTTTACGGAGACACCGGTACTGAACAACATAAGCTTCACCGCTGCACCCGGACAGATCCTATCCGTGATCGGGGAAAGTGGCTCCGGGAAAAGCACCCTTCTCCGGGCCATATATGGCCTTCATGACCTCGACAAAGGCGAAATAAGCTGGAAAGACAAAAAGATACTGGGCCCGGCCTATAACCTTGTTCCGGGGGAATCCTACATAAAATACCTCGCCCAGGATTTCGACCTTATGCCTTATATCACAGTAGCTGAAAACGTAGGGAAATTCCTGTCCAATTTCTACCCGGACGAAAAGAACCGGCGAATTGCGGAATTACTGGAAATGGTTGAACTCACCGCATATGCAGATGCCAAACCCGGAAATCTCAGCGGCGGACAACAACAACGGGTGGCCCTGGCCCGGGCAATGGCCCAGAAACCCGAAATACTGTTACTGGACGAACCGTTCAGCCATATCGACAGCTTCAGGAAAAGCAAATTTCGCAGAGATCTTTTTGCCTTTCTCCGGAAAAAAGCCATTACCTGTATCATAGCCACCCACGACAGTGTGGATGCTTTATCGCATGCCGATAAGACACTGGTGATCAAGGACGGAAAGATCATCCGGGAAGATCGCCCCGAACGCCTTTATCAACTGCCGGAAAGCAGCTATGTGGCCTCCCTCTTCGGAGAAGTCAACGAAATTCCCTCAAACCTGCTTGTTGCCCCCGACAAAAACGGGCTCCCCGAGCGCAACGTCCTCATTTACACCCATGAACTGCATGTAACGGAGCGGTCGCGCTTAAAAGTAAAGGTAAAGGATTCTTATTTTGAAGGCGATCATTATCTCATCAAAGCCCTCTACCACGGGCAAACGATTTTCTTTGACCATCAACACGCCATAGCTCCGGAAAAAACCATACACCTCAAAGCCGACGAAAAGATCGTTAAAGAAAGACTAAAACACAAAAATAAAACCGGCTAA
- a CDS encoding TM2 domain-containing protein, whose amino-acid sequence MSEENKSEENKGEKDFADKAKDTAKEIGDEAKGTAKEFGDAVKETVGSQDNKKILAGILGILFGSLGVHKFILGYNKEGAILLGATIIGYATSCLGIGFILITIPWIIGVIEGIIYLTKSDEEFFNTYQAGKKPWF is encoded by the coding sequence ATGAGTGAAGAAAACAAAAGCGAGGAAAACAAAGGCGAAAAAGACTTTGCAGACAAAGCCAAGGATACGGCGAAGGAAATAGGCGATGAAGCCAAAGGGACCGCTAAAGAGTTCGGTGATGCCGTTAAGGAAACCGTAGGCAGCCAGGATAATAAAAAGATACTTGCCGGTATTCTGGGGATTCTCTTCGGGAGCCTGGGCGTCCATAAGTTTATCTTGGGATATAACAAAGAAGGCGCCATACTTTTAGGAGCCACCATAATAGGATATGCCACCTCTTGCCTGGGAATCGGCTTCATCCTGATCACAATTCCCTGGATAATCGGGGTCATTGAAGGTATCATTTATCTCACCAAGTCGGACGAGGAGTTTTTCAACACCTATCAGGCAGGCAAAAAACCCTGGTTCTAG
- a CDS encoding 2-hydroxyacid dehydrogenase, translating into MKKTKILHLDSNHPLLWEQLELSGFENHKDYTSSKADIEDKIHHYQGIVIRSRFKIDREFLDKAGALQFIARVGAGLENIDCDYAEKKGIHLIAAPEGNCNAVGEHALGMLLSLFNNFNKAHREIGKGQWLREANRGHELDGKTVGIIGYGNMGKAFAKKLKGFDVRVICHDILPGLGDDNATQVSLRELQEQAEVVSLHTPQTPLTEKMVNIAFINAFAKPFWFINTARGKSVVTQDLAEALKNKKVRGAALDVLEYEKTSFESLFSGDQAPEALQYLLQADNVLLTPHVAGWTFESHIKLARTIVDKIKAFYGE; encoded by the coding sequence TTGAAAAAAACAAAGATACTTCATCTGGACAGTAATCACCCCCTGTTATGGGAACAACTGGAACTATCCGGATTCGAAAACCACAAAGATTACACGTCTTCCAAAGCAGACATAGAAGACAAAATACATCATTATCAGGGCATTGTTATCCGCAGCCGTTTTAAAATCGACCGGGAATTCCTCGATAAGGCCGGCGCACTGCAATTCATTGCCCGGGTAGGTGCAGGTCTGGAAAACATCGACTGTGATTATGCCGAAAAAAAAGGCATTCACCTTATCGCTGCCCCCGAAGGCAACTGCAATGCGGTTGGAGAGCATGCCCTGGGCATGTTGCTTTCCCTGTTTAACAATTTCAATAAGGCACACCGGGAAATCGGCAAGGGCCAATGGCTGCGGGAAGCCAACCGCGGACATGAACTGGACGGAAAAACCGTGGGTATCATCGGTTACGGTAACATGGGAAAAGCCTTTGCCAAAAAACTGAAGGGTTTTGATGTACGGGTCATCTGCCACGATATTCTTCCCGGTTTAGGTGATGACAACGCCACGCAGGTCTCACTACGGGAATTGCAGGAACAGGCAGAAGTGGTAAGCCTGCACACCCCCCAGACCCCGCTCACCGAAAAAATGGTGAACATCGCCTTCATAAACGCCTTTGCCAAACCCTTCTGGTTTATCAATACCGCACGGGGAAAAAGTGTGGTCACACAAGATCTTGCGGAAGCGTTGAAGAATAAAAAAGTACGGGGTGCGGCACTGGACGTACTCGAATACGAGAAGACCTCGTTCGAGTCGCTCTTTTCGGGAGACCAGGCTCCCGAAGCACTGCAATACCTTTTACAGGCTGACAATGTCCTGCTCACGCCCCACGTGGCCGGCTGGACTTTCGAAAGCCATATAAAACTGGCCCGGACCATAGTAGACAAGATCAAAGCCTTTTACGGCGAATAA
- a CDS encoding 30S ribosomal protein S16: MPVRIRLQRHGRKSKPFYWIVAADSRAKRDGKFLEKLGTYNPTTNPAQIDLNVDSSVKWLQNGAQPSDTARRILSYKGVLLKKHLLGGVTKGALTQEEADAKFEAWLEEKTGKVTAKAEGLNKAKEEAKAKALEAEREISEKRKAEATQAEVEEAEEAAPEAEAAEEAAPGAEAAAEETTPKAEEAAPEAEEAGEEASDEKKKAAE, translated from the coding sequence ATGCCTGTAAGAATAAGATTGCAAAGACACGGTAGAAAAAGCAAACCTTTTTACTGGATCGTAGCTGCGGATTCACGCGCTAAAAGGGACGGTAAATTCCTGGAAAAACTGGGAACATACAATCCGACCACTAATCCTGCTCAGATAGACCTGAATGTGGACAGTTCTGTAAAATGGCTGCAAAACGGGGCTCAGCCTTCGGATACGGCCAGGAGGATACTGTCTTATAAAGGAGTATTGCTGAAAAAGCACTTGCTTGGCGGTGTAACCAAAGGTGCATTGACCCAGGAAGAAGCAGATGCCAAATTTGAAGCCTGGCTGGAAGAAAAGACCGGTAAGGTAACGGCAAAAGCTGAAGGGCTGAACAAAGCCAAAGAAGAAGCCAAAGCCAAGGCATTGGAGGCAGAACGGGAAATCAGCGAAAAGCGAAAAGCGGAAGCTACACAGGCTGAAGTAGAAGAAGCTGAAGAAGCGGCACCGGAAGCGGAGGCTGCCGAAGAAGCTGCTCCCGGAGCCGAAGCAGCGGCAGAGGAAACTACGCCCAAGGCCGAAGAAGCTGCCCCTGAAGCTGAAGAAGCTGGTGAAGAGGCATCTGACGAAAAGAAAAAAGCTGCAGAGTAG
- the rimM gene encoding ribosome maturation factor RimM (Essential for efficient processing of 16S rRNA) has translation MKKEDCFYLGKIVKKYSFKGEVLVKLDTDEPELYEELESVFIAIGHDLVPFFIEESSLHKSNLLRLKLEDVRTEEDADALLKCELYLPLATLPELSGNKFYFHEVIGFTVKDEKFGEVGVIKGINDTTAQPLFRIDREGTEILIPMNDELIKTVDRNSGVIIVRTPEGLIDLYL, from the coding sequence ATGAAGAAAGAAGATTGCTTCTATCTCGGAAAAATTGTTAAAAAATACAGCTTTAAGGGGGAGGTACTGGTTAAGCTGGATACCGACGAACCCGAATTGTACGAAGAATTGGAATCAGTGTTCATAGCCATTGGGCATGACCTGGTTCCTTTTTTTATTGAGGAATCTTCCCTGCATAAATCGAATTTACTGCGTCTCAAACTGGAGGACGTTCGTACCGAGGAAGATGCGGATGCCCTGCTGAAATGTGAACTATACCTTCCGTTGGCCACCCTGCCCGAACTTTCGGGCAATAAATTCTACTTTCACGAGGTCATAGGGTTTACTGTTAAAGATGAAAAATTTGGTGAGGTAGGCGTTATAAAGGGAATAAACGATACCACCGCCCAACCCCTGTTCCGGATAGATCGCGAAGGCACGGAAATTCTTATTCCCATGAATGACGAGCTGATCAAAACAGTGGATCGCAATTCCGGGGTAATTATTGTAAGAACTCCCGAAGGGCTGATCGACCTGTATTTGTAA